Sequence from the Rutidosis leptorrhynchoides isolate AG116_Rl617_1_P2 chromosome 3, CSIRO_AGI_Rlap_v1, whole genome shotgun sequence genome:
caatggtggcaattatcatgtccacataatttaatggtggcaattatcatgtccacataattcaattgtggcaattatcatgtccaaataattcaacggtggcaattatcatgtccacataattcaacggtggcaattatcatgtccacataattcaataataatccgcagaatttctgtctgcataataattcattcgaggaatgttttgcttgtgtctatctcgtcaaacatttgtaaaagcatttcatgtattcgcagttgaaaatatatttcaaaagcatttaataaagcatttgtaaaaaacagcgcatgtattctcagtcccaaaaatgtaaagagtaaaagggaatcaaatgaactcacaatataaatattgtaaaacagttaataaagcatttgcatgtattctcagcccaaaaatgtaatgagtaaaaagggagcaaatgaactcacaatacgatatttgtagtaaaaatattcatacgacgatactgaacaatgcagggttggcctcggattcacgaacctatatcaagtatatatattaacacatataattgaaatcgaacaaatatatatatatatatatatatatatatatatatatatatatatatataaaactttatTAGTTAGttcaattttatattaataacccctatgtttcatatattctttttatatatataaaaatataaattttgttatgctaagtgttataattatattttatataaataatatttgtgaaattaataataatactagtagtaatattagtaatacaaataatgatattaaatataaaaaaaaatttaatgttaaaataataatgataatagtaattttgtaaaaatattagtaatactcataaagataacaataataatgatataaataataaagataatgataactctaataataataataataataataataataataataataataataataataatagttttatcgataaaaatattaacttttttataataataataataatattgcaaatttttaataaaaatgataattttaataatactaatattaatattaataatacagtatggtgatttcatttgctccctttttactcattacattttgggctgagaatacatgcaaatgttttattaactgttttacaatatttatatgcgtgagttcatttgattcccttttactctttacatttttaggactgagaatgcatgcgctgtttttataactgctttattaaatgcttttgaaatatattttaaactgcgaatacatgaaatgcttttataaatgtttgacgagatagacacaagcaaaacattcctcgaatgaattattatgcaaacagaagttctgcggattattgttgaattatgtggacagatACAACTGAAGAATCAAATGGAACAGCCTCCATGGCACTTTTTGAGACTCAAGTTTTAAACTTTGTTGGAAAGTCTGCATACGAGCTTCATAAATCAATACCTGAAGGCCAGGACCAAGCCGATGAGCTTGAATCTCTAATCGGGAAAAAATTGTATATTTAAGGTTGAAGTTAGTGAATATAATCTCAAATAGTCTAATCCCATTTTCACTGTCAAGGATGCAACTAAGGATGAAGCGTTTGTTGAAGAATATaataaagaaaaggtattgatccACTTTTGAAATTTTACATACAAATAAATTAATAGAAGTTTTATGTTCATACTATCACTTTTTACTTTACTTATCTGCTGATTTTCTTTGTTAATACAGGGTTCAAGGCCAAAGAATTCTACAAACATCAAATTTTTGGATGATTTAACTGAGTCATCTTCGACAAAGGTTAGCAAATTAGTATTGATGCAAAATGTTGTGAAACTACAATTTATTTACAAAAATGTTGTTTTACATTTAAATTCACTTTGCAATGTGGTTCTTCTAATGGATCTGATGATACTCCGACGGTTGATCTTTCTAACACCACCGGATATACACCACCGAAAAAAAATTATAAAGCAAAAGGGCAGAGAAAGTTCACTCTCAGTCAAGTCAGCGACTTCTAAGGCCCAGAAAAGTCTCAATCTATAGATTCGATACAATTTGTGGTTCTTTATAAATTTCCTTTGAATGCTTTGAACAATTTTATGTTTTTGTTACATATATCTTATCAATTTTGATCAGTTTTATTTCCTTTGATGGCACTTGGTCTCTAGTACCTCGGAGTTCGGATGCTAATATCGTTGATTGCAAATGGGTCTACAAGATAAAATGTGATCATAATGGGTTTATCGCACGCTACAAAGCACGTTCGGTCACCAAGGGTTTTCGACAACAACCAGGTATTGATTATCAGGAAATATTTAGTCCCGTTGTTAAATCCACCAATATACAGGTTGTCTTATCCCTTGCTGTTTCACAAAAATGATTCCTACGAAAACTAGATGTTCAGAATGCATTCCTTCATGGTGATCTTACTGAGATTGTTTACCTTCAACAACCACCTGGATTTGTTATCCCAACAAATTCAGTTCATGTTTCCCTTCTTCATAAATCCTTGTTGTTtgatgtgtgaaggatatcaaaataaCAAGAAAAAGTGTGTTTTTGTGTTAAGGCGCGTCGATCCTCAACACATGGATGAGGTTCTAAAGTTGTAAAGAAAGGTTGTTCTGAAATCATGCCTTAAGCCACGGCGCATCTCCACTAGCCACGACGTGGCTTAAGCCTATCCGGGAGCTGGACGAGGAAAAACATGTTTTCTTGCTCTTTAAGTCATTTCCTTGTTATTTTatgcctatataaacaccctaaTGTAACCTGTAAAAGTGTGcacgaaaataataaaaaaaattatctgGTTTGTgctcgtggagtaaacccttctccgtgtttggagttgggatataaccacgttaaatattCGTGTCgtttatgcttttatttatcgtatcGCTTATTCATTTTTTGTCTGTGGGTTACGTGATTGTTGTAAATCACATGTTCTTGTTAGGATCCActaccgaattcctaacaagtGTTATCAAGAGCTAAAGGTTTGAAGATCGGTCACAATGGCGATTGAAAGCAGATATACGATTGGTTGATGATTTGGGTATAATCAAGAGAAGAAACGACAATTAGGGTTTTGTGTTTTGCAATATATATCAAGATGCAGAGATTTAGTTGATCGCAATGAACTTAGGGTATGTATATGTACCCAGTAAGTTGATCACACCAGAGTTTGTCTGATTCTGGCGAGGTATAATGTAATCGGGCGCACGGTTGCATTATGATGGTGATTTATTCGTGAAGGTTACGGAATCAAGGGGTCGGTTTGATGGagttgtttgcagaaaacacaagaatAGATTTTTTCGAAAGTGTCGATCTGAGTTCTCATTCTTCGCGATCCCGTGCGAATAACATTAACATGTGTATACAAAATTGCTAATCATATCATAATATGATTTATCTTTTAATTTGTTACGTTGATGTTGATATCAGTTCCTAATTTTTTATGGCAATCTACATGTCCGACAAAAATTCCGAAAAAGTTATGAGGGAACCGATACATTGAAAGGTATTAATAAGAGAATCAAATTAGTCATAGCAATAACCCTACCTGTGACGTcttcactttttggccaaaaagttcaATCTGCCTGTGACGTGGCACATGTCAGTTTCTGACATAAAATAACCCTGACGCCCCTTTTTGTGTCATCCAATTGTGGGTCCTACCAGTTTAATTTattcttttttattttatattaaagaatgaattaaaagttattttataaaataaaatgcataaaaaatataaaaaacatcacaaaataatatttcataaaattcAACCATTACATAAATTAATATAATTCAACAATACTTAAAATCTAACCATTACATAAATTAAATTGTAAAATAAACTAGTTCGCAGTGCGAAATGTGGGCGGAAGGTTCCAAATATGCTCAACAAGATCATCGGTTAGTTGGTCGTGCACCGTCCTATCTCTATTCTCTCGGATGATAACGTCTTGATCCCGTCCTCTATTCGGTATACGCTCTGGACGATTCTCCATCGGTTCGGTAATGAAATCTTTCTCCCAATCACTTAACGCAAATCCTTGATCTTCTAAAATCATATTACGTAATATGATACAACAATCCATAACTCTTCGAATTTTGTTCACCGACATAGTGCGTGCCGCTAACCTTAAAATATGAAATCGACCTTGAAGAACTCCAAATGTCCTCTCAACATCCATTCGGGCACAAGCTTGAAACCGCGTAAACTTAATCCTTGGATCATGTGTTGGAGCCACATAACCTTTGACTAGGGTAGCCCAGTCAGAATATATACCATCAGCGAGGTAATAGCCTTTTGTGTAATGATTACCATTTATCTCAAACAGAGCGGGTGGAATTGTTCTGTTCTTTAGTTTAATAAAAATCGGTGATTGATTCAAAACATTTATATCATTGTTGGAACCCGCCATCCCAAAAAATGCATGCCAAATCCACAAGTCATACGAAGCAACTGCTTCTAGCATAATAGTGGGTTTCTTGTGATCACCCCGAGTGTATTGTTCCTTTAAAGCAACTGGACAATTCTTCcactcccaatgcatacaatcaatactccCGAGCATAACCTTAAAATTGTGTTTCTCCTCATGTTTACTATATAATCGTTCAACATCGTATGCATTGAAAGACCTCATGTAACGTTCTTTCTATAAATGAATAATACATTTACAATAGTTGTCTAAACAAATTATTGAGGTTTGCTCACTCATTTTTAAGTATTCATCAAACATATCGGCGGCGGTTCCATACGCCAACTGGCGTAGAGATGAAGTCATTTTTTGCAATATTGTAAAAGTCGGTCAACCGATAGCATCAAAACGTTccctaaaatatgtaaaataatcggGAATATTATGAATATCAAAATCAGAAATACCTCGAGATATTCGGAGAAATAACTGAATACGCATACGAAAACGCCTTTTAAATTTATGTTGCGGAAACACGGGCGTGTCACTAAAATAATCCTTCCATAAGTTTTCTGCGGCTTTCTCTTGATCTCTAGGAATATAAATTCGGGATCTTGGAACACGCTCGGATGATTCGACTTCGGCATCTTCACCTTCTAATTCTTGAATTAGTGCAACAATACACTCGTCTTCCGAATCGGATTCCGAATTAAGTAAATAAGATGTCATCtagatatataaattttttttgaataaaagtgttaaaatgagagaaaatggagagTTTGATATGTTAAAAATGATGGGGTTTGATGGGTTTattgtaaattttaaaaaaaaattcaaaaatatccgTTACCCAACGGCTACAAAATTCGGCCAATCAAAAACTTACACGTCACCTGATGCCTTTTTTTCCGTGAAAAATTCAACTGACGCCCCATGAGCGTTTCGCCTGACGCCGCGTCAGGGGTGTCAGAGGGCGTCAGCGAACCTGACGGGACTCCTCTGACGCCGCGTTAAAAATGGTCTAATATATACCCCTAAGTATAGGCGTCAGCACAAATCCTAGTAGCAAAATGCTACATGTCATTTAAAGATAATTGTCAGCACCATTTCTCAAAATCATATACGGAGTACATAACATCAGCGTCGATTTTGTCTATCAGATTTATGGCGATCCAGATAAAGTGAGGGAAATAGACACTTTTTTCACtgtgtagtgaaccgaacttttccatgtttatatgttaaatgaaattgatatttacatgattaaatgtttccaacatgttaagcaatcaaacttgttaagacttgtttaattgaaatgagtttatgtagacaattgaccacccaagttgaccggcgattcacgaatgtttaaaacttgtaacaactacatgatatatatatatatatatatatatatatatatatatatatatatatatatatatatatatatatatatatatatatatatatatatatatagttaacatgagaattatcataagtaagtatcacactaagtatattaacaatgagttatatacataaaaatgagactattgaattaagaaactcgaaacgatatatataacgattatcgttataacaacgtcttactaaatacatatgaatcatattaagatattgatacactatttttaacatgataaaatgataatcaaatatatcattaagtgtgttaacaatgaactacatatgtaaaacaagactactaacttaagagttttgaaacgagttatatatgtaacgattatcgttgtaatgacgtttttaatatatatatatatatatatatatatatatatatatatatatatatatattgtattaagatatattcatacaccatgttatcatgataatatgataatttaacatctcattagatataataaacaatgggttaactacattaaatgagatcgttaacttaaaagtttcaaaacatcacttacatgtaacgactaacggtgacttaacgactcagttaaaatgtatatacatgtagtgtattaagatatattaatacacttttaaaagacttcaagatatatatcaaaacactcatacttaacaaaaatggttacaattacattctcattcattttcatcaacaattctactcgtattcattcagtcttcgtactcgtattacacccagcttctagatgtacttactatgggtatataccaatagggactagcatgggattctactcttgattatgtcatgcatgactaatcaagtttaacttctaccatgaactagtcaactaactagaactccttttaaccccactcaccactcaccattcacttcatttcatttccattttcctttctaattctctctcaccacacacacacttatgaaagaATTTTTCCAGTAATCAAATCATCAatttcatcaaaaactacttcaagaatcaagctataatcgtcataggaagaacacttcaagaacacttcaaaaatcctttcaagtttgaaagtatacttccaagctttctaatccattccaagtaatcatctaagatcaagaaacctttgttacttacagtaggttatctttctaattcaaggtaatactcatattcaaactttgattcaatttctataactataacaattttaattcgagtgataatcttacttgaacttgttttcgtgtcatgattctacttcaagaattttcaagccatccaaggatcctttgaagctagatcatttcttgtcacttccagtaggtttacctactaaacttgaggtagtaatgatgttcataacatcattcgattcatatatatatatatatatatatatatatatatacatatatatatatatatatatatatatatatatatatatatatatatatatatatatatatataactatcttattcgaagatgtaaacttataatcactaaaacatagtttagttaattcaaaacttgttcgcaaacaaagttaatccttctaacctaacttttaaaatcaactaaacacatgttctatatctatatgatatgctaacttaatgatttaaaacctggaaacacgaagaacaccgtaaaaccggacatacgccatcatagagaaatcggggactgttttggtttggataattaaaaactatgataaactttgatttaaaagctattcttctggcaaaataatttttcttatgaacatgaaactatatccaaaaatcatggttaaactcaaagtggaagtatgtttttcaaaatggtcatctagacgtcgttctttcgactgaaatgactacctctacaaaaacgacctgtaatctgtatttctgactataaacctatactttttctgtttagtttcataaattacagttcaacatgaaaccatagcaatttgattcactcaaaacggatttaaaatgaagaagttatgggtaaaacaaaattggttaaaaatggttaatttgactacgggatgattttacaaaaatctatactaaccatatcctaaataacttatattgtattgtacatgtattctaacatatattatgtaaccttcatagaccatagacacgtatacaatgttttgacatatcatatcgacgtcatatatatatatatatatatatatatatatatatatatatatatatatatatatatatatatatatatatatttgaacaaccatagacactctatatgcaataatgcttgagttagctatacagggttgaggttgattccaaaataatatatatactttgagttgtgatcgagtctgagacttgtatacactggatcgtggattgattcgagataatatatattgatttatttctgtactactaactgtggacaactagttatagactactaacgttggactgttaacttaacaaacttaaattgttaaaacataataaaatacattgtgaatatatttcgatcatacttttatatatatgtatatatttgttataggtttgtaaatcgaccagtggccaagtgttatttttccgacgaaggaaaaatctgtgaaagtgagttatagtcccacttttaaaatctaatatttttgggatgagaatacatgaagttttataaatattttacaaaataggcacaagtacttaaaactatattctatggttggattattattaccgaatatcaccctttttagtctgttaatctaagaattagggaacagaaaccctaatttatggaatcctaaagatagatctattgggcctaacaaaccccatccgggttacggatgctttaatacttcgattttatcatgtccgatgagagtccggaatgatggggatattctagatgcatttttgttaatgtcggttaccaagtgttcaccatatgaatgatttttaattcgcgggttacgcgtattattttatacACGGTTTATGTATGCggttataattgaaatcttgtAGCCTATTAACACTATAATTTATGataaagattaaacctataactcaccaacatttttgttgatgtttaaagcatgtttattctcgggtgattattaagagctttcgctgttgcatgctaaataaagacaggatttggagtctgcatgcttgtataatattgtttaaaactgcattcgaagaactTAAATCgttgtgaaatattattgtaaaccattatgaaatggtcatgtgtaaacgctatattttagattatcattatctgataatcgtcgtaatgcttttaaacctttatcgataaaataaaggttatggttattttaaaaatcgaatgcagtctttgaaaaatgtctcatatagaggtcaaaacctcgcaacgaaatcaattaatatgaaatgtttataatcgatatgaacgggatatttcagttggtatccgagcgttggtcttagagaaccagaaattgcattagtgtgtcttactgattttgttaggatacattagtgagtctggacttcgaccgtgttttctttaaaaacaattgcttaacactttttgttggaaactacatattgttaacatgtaaatattatgtgatatattaatctcttaacgtgtttgatattgtgtgatagatgtctacctctattacaaatcccatcgactcacctaataataatgaagagtcgaatatattttgagaagattcacaaattcccgaagaggaaccggaaggggaggaaccggaagaagaggaaccggaagaggaggaaccgaagaagaggaaccggaagaagaagaagaggttccggaggaagaaatattaatacctacagtaaaacgattaaataaaagaaaatcctcaaccaacggaccaaagttaaaaatggtcaatggggtttccgccaaggaagcaaaatattgggaaaattaccaattttctaatgaattggatcccgacgaggattccgatgatgttatagaaattaccccaactcaatttaataaggcaaaagagaataataagggaaagggtatcacaatagaaaaacctgattccgaccccgatgaactttatatgtatcgtaaacgcccgtatttcttaaattttaacaataattcgggaacatctaggccaccagtttttctaaaccatttgtgaaaatgacggctcgtattagaggatcaccatgtatccctaggaatttagccaaacgaaccaagtccgaagaagaagaaacgagtgagttggaataaagagttgtaatcatgttgtgtaatatatgtattgtagtgtgcttgtacttttaagatatatgtaaaaattgcttgtattgtttgttaattatcttttacgaatctaatccttgtttattttacagtataaaaacaaaaatggacgttaaggatagacaaccaaaaattttagaagacctaccaggggatatgagatgaaatcttgtctagagtcgggcagaattcatcggcacaattatttacggtgaaattagtttgtcgaacatttcaAAGACATTCCAggtatgccttagtttataaaaggctttcctttgaaagatggggtatatcacattggggagactttaggttacgccgagttttctttaaggcattgaatgcgggaaacccaaacgcaattttacgctacgggttgagagcctattttgactccacctatcccaacataggacttcgtacattagaaagagcttcaaacatgcaatttaaagaagcatgttatgcttacggattagtaatgttcgcttctcaccaaattgagaaaaagaacatcggattacaactgttaaataaaacatttccacaagtgacggattcagtagttggggtaagaaacaaggtttttagattgttacagggctgttgggcattacgtaacccccgtccttttgacgatattacaacatgctgcctagccaacggccacaacggttattttccacaagaccaaagatgaGAAATAATATTAGTGTAACCagtatgcatgacttgtttctggacatatgaattacgtgtttttattgcctttgctgaacgacttgcgtattaactagaattgccttcgcaactaccttgtatcaaagttattgtgtgctataattcatgctatatgtaaaattacGGTATTATacgtttgtaaaattttgtataaaagtttgaacgcgaattttattgtaatcagtttttcatatagaattgtagtagtggaattgtatattagctactaagtatgaacttaacgggtaggtactacccgaattaaaacttataaaatactaatatgaagaaaaagcttttataaatgagttcatattatgctacaaaatactgttgactactcttaatattctatatgattaacttaattcttttggatatttttgaaggaaatggcgccgactactcgaaatactctgaatatgaccgaggaagacttccgtgttttccttgctgaaacgtagccgcagtgcaggctgcaatgcgaaataacaacaataactctgaaactagcaatggatctaacgccactagaaatcgtgtaggatgctcctacaaagaattcactgcctgcaaacctttggaatttgatggaaccaaaggaccaatcggattgaaagggTGGACCGAGAagtttgaatcggtgtttgccataactaATTGTACTGAAGGTGACAAGGTGAAGTAcgttatgcataccttcacaggtaatgcgttaacatggtggacacctatctcgagcaagtgggacaagatactgcttacgcactaccgtggtcagcattcaaacacatgatgactgagcagtaccgtcccagaaacgaggtcaataagctcaaggtaaagCTTAGAGAACTACAagtgcaaggattcgatattaccacatacgaacgacgattcacagagatgTGCCTATTgggtccaagagtgttcgaagatgaagaagaaaagatcgacgcgtttgtgaaaggactaccagaaagaattcaggaggatgtgtgttcaaacgagcccacctccatacaaaaggcaagtcgaatggctcacaaactagtgaaccagattgagggtaggattaaagagcaggcggccgaagaggccaaaatgaagtaagtcaagagaaagtgggaagaaaccagtgacaagagtcaccaatacaacaacaatcacaaccacaatcgcaacaactatcccaacagccgcaacatcaatcgcaacaacaattgcagtcccaacaataattacaacaaacatcacaacaacaacaacaactactacaataatcgtcccaacaacaataataaccgcagaaacaacaatcccaacaactacCCCAATAACCAAAATGACAACCAAAATCAGAATATTccgtgcaaaaggtgtgaagggCACCATCCGACTACTTTTTGTTCGGTAACAtgtaccaagtgtaaaagaaatggtca
This genomic interval carries:
- the LOC139901760 gene encoding uncharacterized protein, which translates into the protein MTSYLLNSESDSEDECIVALIQELEGEDAEVESSERVPRSRIYIPRDQEKAAENLWKDYFSDTPKERYMRSFNAYDVERLYSKHEEKHNFKVMLGSIDCMHWEWKNCPVALKEQYTRGDHKKPTIMLEAVASYDLWIWHAFFGMAGSNNDINVLNQSPIFIKLKNRTIPPALFEINGNHYTKGYYLADGIYSDWATLVKGYVAPTHDPRIKFTRFQACARMDVERTFGVLQGRFHILRLAARTMSVNKIRRVMDCCIILRNMILEDQGFALSDWEKDFITEPMENRPERIPNRGRDQDVIIRENRDRTVHDQLTDDLVEHIWNLPPTFRTAN